The following are from one region of the Cloacibacterium sp. TD35 genome:
- a CDS encoding CusA/CzcA family heavy metal efflux RND transporter, whose protein sequence is MLDNIIKFSIKNKLVIGIMTLLLIIWGVWSATKLPIDAVPDITNNQVQIITVCPTLAGQEVEQLVTFPIEQSIANIPDIEETRSISRFGLSVITVVFKDKVDIYFARQLINEKLKEAEENIPKGIGKPELAPVSTGLGEVYQYIIHPKKGSEKKYNAKDLRTMQDWIVARQLYGTPGIAEVNSFGGELKQYEVAVNPNRLKAMGVSVTDIFTALEKNNQNTGGAYIDKKPNAYFIRGIGLVTSLDDVKNISIKNDGGSIPIFIKDVADVRFGSAVRYGAMTYNGEVDAVGGVVMMLKGENSNEVVNRIKEKLPVIQKSLPEDIIIEPYLDRTELVGRAMSTVEKNLIEGALIVIFVLVLFLGNFRAGLIVASAIPLAMLFALALMNVFGVSANLMSLGAIDFGLIVDGAVIIVEATLHHLGLRKSTQRLTQQEMDNEVFTSASKIRNSAAFGEIIILIVYIPILTLVGVEGKMFRPMAQTVGFAIFGALILSLTYIPMMCALFLSKKPVHKETISDRMMNWLQRKYQPLLEKAIRIKYWLVGITVAIFAFSLFLFSRMGGEFIPQLQEGNFAFHCILPQGSSLSQSIETSMQASRIIKEFDEVKMVVGKTGAAEVPTDPMPPEATDLMVILKPQSEWKSGRSYDELADAINEKLEAIPGVFFEKNQPIQMRFNELMTGIRQDVAVKIFGENLDTLALNADKVSKVIQTVEGATSPQVERVSGLPQINVEYDRTRLANYGITVEDVNNVVSTAFAGKSAGVVFENERRFDLVVRLDSTYRSSIEDVNNLMIPTSTGNQIPLSQVANIDYKLGPAQISREAGKRRIVIGFNVADRDVQSVVEEIQQKLNTQVKLPPGYYFTYGGQFENLQEASNRLMIAVPISLLLIFVLLYFTFRSFKQAGLIFTAIPMSAIGGVLALMLRGMPFSISAGIGFIALFGVAVLNGIVLIGTFNQLEKEGIKDVFKRVIEGTKIRLRPVLMTATVASLGFLPMALSSSAGAEVQKPLATVVIGGLVTATFLTLFVLPLLYIIFNSKINLKRKPKVKSIATIIVLLLSLTGFTANAQTQHLSSVDDAINIALQNNQAIKASDLEIDASKALKKTAGELPKLDINAQLGQYNSTKFDQSFQVSQTIPFPSLFGAKKELINAEIKGKELQKNLSVLELKNQVRTYYYQILYLQHNQKQLQELDSLYNNFIGIAKLRYKTGDTKKVDISTAEAKKGEINLLLKQNEVFLNNAVANLKTLMNTKEDFTISGNGNFQPLQISNLLDNDAVANHPAIQSLYQEAVIAEKTKKVERAQGLPDFTIGYVNQSLIGFQNVNGAEKFFNGGNRFNSVNIGIAIPITYGATKARIKSLDYRKQAAEANAQQQQRTLATQMQNALLQYQQDMKQFNYFQQEALPNAKEIVSAAQLGYKTGDIGYVEYLFALQTATDIQLNYLKSIQQVNQSVINIYSFINQ, encoded by the coding sequence GTGTTAGATAACATTATAAAATTCAGCATCAAAAACAAGCTCGTCATTGGGATAATGACCTTGTTACTCATCATTTGGGGAGTGTGGAGTGCCACAAAACTACCCATTGATGCCGTACCCGATATTACTAATAATCAGGTGCAAATAATTACGGTTTGCCCCACATTGGCAGGACAAGAAGTAGAACAATTAGTAACCTTCCCTATTGAGCAAAGCATTGCCAATATTCCAGATATAGAAGAAACAAGGAGTATTTCAAGATTTGGCTTATCGGTAATTACAGTAGTATTTAAAGATAAAGTAGACATTTATTTTGCCCGTCAGCTTATCAACGAAAAACTAAAAGAAGCAGAGGAAAATATACCTAAAGGTATTGGCAAGCCAGAACTTGCACCAGTAAGTACCGGATTGGGAGAAGTCTATCAATACATCATCCATCCGAAAAAAGGCAGTGAAAAAAAATACAATGCAAAAGACCTACGCACAATGCAGGATTGGATTGTAGCAAGGCAATTATATGGAACTCCCGGAATTGCCGAAGTAAATAGTTTTGGTGGCGAACTGAAACAATACGAAGTAGCAGTAAATCCCAATCGCTTAAAAGCTATGGGGGTAAGTGTTACCGACATTTTTACTGCATTAGAAAAAAATAACCAAAATACAGGCGGTGCATACATTGATAAGAAACCGAATGCCTATTTCATCCGAGGTATCGGTTTGGTAACTTCATTGGATGATGTAAAAAATATCAGTATAAAAAATGACGGTGGCAGTATTCCTATTTTTATTAAAGATGTAGCCGATGTAAGATTTGGAAGTGCGGTAAGATATGGCGCAATGACTTATAACGGCGAAGTAGATGCAGTTGGCGGTGTGGTAATGATGTTGAAAGGCGAAAACAGCAATGAGGTTGTAAATCGCATCAAAGAGAAATTACCAGTTATTCAAAAATCCTTACCCGAAGATATAATTATTGAACCCTATTTAGACCGTACAGAATTAGTTGGCCGAGCAATGAGTACTGTAGAAAAAAACTTGATAGAAGGTGCATTGATTGTCATTTTTGTTTTGGTTCTTTTCTTGGGGAATTTTAGAGCGGGATTGATAGTAGCATCCGCTATTCCTTTGGCAATGCTGTTTGCTTTGGCTTTAATGAATGTGTTTGGCGTAAGTGCCAATTTAATGAGTTTGGGAGCAATAGATTTTGGATTAATTGTAGATGGTGCGGTAATTATTGTAGAAGCCACATTGCATCATTTAGGTTTAAGGAAATCTACACAAAGGCTCACACAGCAAGAAATGGATAATGAAGTATTTACCTCAGCTTCCAAAATTCGTAATAGTGCAGCCTTTGGTGAAATCATTATCCTAATCGTTTACATTCCTATTTTGACTTTGGTGGGTGTTGAAGGAAAAATGTTTCGGCCAATGGCACAAACAGTAGGTTTTGCAATCTTTGGAGCGTTGATTTTGTCTTTGACCTACATCCCGATGATGTGTGCTTTATTCCTATCTAAGAAGCCAGTACACAAAGAAACTATTTCGGATAGGATGATGAATTGGCTACAAAGAAAATACCAGCCATTGTTAGAAAAAGCCATCAGAATAAAATATTGGCTAGTAGGTATAACCGTTGCCATATTTGCTTTTAGCCTTTTTTTATTCAGCCGAATGGGTGGCGAATTTATACCACAGTTACAGGAAGGAAATTTTGCCTTTCATTGCATTTTGCCACAAGGAAGTTCATTGAGCCAGAGTATAGAAACCTCAATGCAAGCTTCAAGAATTATTAAAGAATTTGACGAAGTAAAAATGGTAGTAGGCAAAACCGGAGCCGCAGAAGTACCAACCGACCCAATGCCACCTGAAGCGACAGATTTAATGGTTATTTTAAAACCGCAAAGTGAATGGAAAAGTGGCAGAAGTTATGATGAATTGGCAGATGCTATCAATGAAAAATTAGAAGCAATACCTGGTGTATTTTTCGAAAAGAACCAGCCAATACAAATGCGTTTCAATGAGTTGATGACAGGTATTAGGCAAGATGTTGCAGTAAAAATATTTGGAGAAAATTTAGATACGCTTGCCTTGAATGCTGATAAGGTTAGTAAGGTTATACAAACAGTAGAAGGCGCTACATCTCCACAAGTAGAACGTGTGAGTGGCTTACCGCAAATAAATGTGGAATATGACCGTACTCGCTTAGCCAATTACGGAATAACAGTGGAAGATGTGAACAACGTGGTAAGCACTGCGTTTGCAGGTAAAAGTGCAGGAGTAGTTTTTGAAAACGAAAGAAGGTTTGATTTGGTCGTACGTTTAGACAGTACATATCGTAGTAGTATAGAAGATGTAAATAATCTGATGATACCCACTTCAACAGGTAATCAAATACCATTATCACAAGTAGCAAATATTGATTATAAGTTAGGTCCGGCACAAATAAGCCGTGAAGCTGGAAAACGTAGAATTGTAATCGGATTCAACGTTGCAGATAGGGATGTACAAAGTGTGGTAGAAGAAATTCAACAAAAATTAAATACACAGGTAAAATTACCACCGGGGTACTATTTCACGTATGGCGGTCAATTTGAAAACTTGCAGGAAGCCAGTAACCGATTAATGATAGCCGTTCCTATTTCCTTGTTATTAATTTTTGTGTTGCTCTATTTCACGTTCCGTTCCTTTAAGCAAGCAGGTTTAATATTTACCGCAATTCCGATGAGCGCCATTGGTGGCGTATTGGCTTTAATGCTTCGTGGAATGCCTTTCAGCATCAGTGCAGGAATTGGTTTTATCGCCTTGTTTGGTGTAGCCGTTCTTAACGGAATTGTATTGATAGGCACTTTCAACCAATTGGAAAAAGAAGGAATAAAAGATGTTTTCAAACGAGTAATCGAAGGAACAAAAATAAGACTTCGACCTGTATTGATGACGGCAACCGTTGCGAGCTTAGGATTTTTACCGATGGCACTAAGTAGCAGTGCAGGTGCAGAAGTTCAAAAACCTTTAGCAACCGTAGTAATCGGTGGTTTGGTTACGGCAACTTTCCTTACGCTGTTCGTTCTGCCTTTACTCTACATCATTTTCAATTCAAAAATTAATTTAAAAAGAAAACCCAAAGTGAAATCTATTGCAACTATCATTGTATTGCTTCTGTCATTAACAGGCTTTACAGCAAATGCACAAACACAGCATTTATCAAGTGTTGATGATGCGATAAATATTGCGCTTCAAAATAATCAAGCCATTAAAGCTTCAGATTTAGAAATTGATGCCAGCAAAGCGTTGAAAAAAACAGCCGGAGAATTACCTAAGTTGGATATTAATGCACAGTTGGGACAATACAACAGCACCAAATTCGACCAGTCTTTTCAGGTGTCACAAACCATTCCTTTTCCGTCATTATTCGGAGCAAAAAAGGAGTTGATTAATGCTGAAATTAAAGGTAAAGAATTGCAGAAGAACTTGAGTGTTTTAGAATTAAAAAACCAAGTACGTACTTATTATTATCAAATTTTGTACTTGCAACACAATCAAAAACAACTACAGGAATTAGACAGTTTGTACAACAATTTCATAGGCATTGCAAAGCTTCGTTACAAAACGGGCGATACCAAAAAAGTGGACATCAGTACGGCAGAAGCCAAGAAAGGCGAAATCAATTTGTTATTAAAACAAAATGAAGTTTTCTTAAATAATGCCGTTGCCAATCTGAAAACATTGATGAATACGAAAGAAGATTTTACCATATCAGGAAATGGAAATTTTCAGCCTTTACAAATTTCAAATTTGTTGGATAATGATGCAGTAGCCAATCATCCTGCTATTCAATCTTTGTATCAGGAAGCAGTTATTGCGGAAAAAACCAAAAAAGTAGAACGGGCACAAGGTTTACCCGATTTTACGATTGGGTATGTCAATCAGTCTTTAATTGGTTTTCAAAATGTGAATGGAGCTGAGAAGTTTTTCAATGGCGGAAACCGGTTTAATTCTGTAAACATCGGCATTGCAATTCCCATTACTTACGGTGCTACCAAAGCCAGAATAAAATCTTTGGATTATAGAAAGCAAGCAGCCGAAGCCAATGCACAACAGCAACAGAGAACGTTGGCAACGCAAATGCAAAATGCTTTGTTGCAATACCAGCAGGATATGAAGCAGTTCAATTATTTTCAGCAAGAAGCTTTGCCTAATGCTAAAGAAATTGTTTCAGCAGCACAATTAGGTTACAAAACAGGCGACATCGGTTATGTAGAATATCTTTTTGCCTTGCAAACCGCAACCGATATTCAGTTGAATTACCTCAAAAGTATTCAGCAGGTCAACCAATCTGTAATCAATATTTATTCATTCATCAATCAATAA
- a CDS encoding efflux RND transporter periplasmic adaptor subunit: MKFNIKKITLMTAIAVLLFAFSACKNDKKAEDKSAETKTAGKEEAPHEEETPTIATLTEEQIKTVGIQLGTIEHKELTATIKANGNLKVPNNNKANATSLYGGVIRTLKVQIGDYVRKGQVIATIANPQFIQLQEEYLSTASRITFAEQELARQKELNEGNAGAKKNLQSATAELSSLRTRRASLQQQIQLMGINPGSVSNGNLKSALVVTSPLNGTVSNVFAKIGSYVDVSSPVIEIVDNSSLHLDLQVFEKDLPQVKVGQTIHFTLTNNPTAEYDATVFSIGSSFENESKTIAVHCRVNGNKSGLIDGMNITGIVSLSNVTTPAVPNDAIVNADGKYYIFVQTNKEAEAHHEEGEKEGDHKEGEEKDHKEDKTAKNFEKVEVLKGVSDMGYTAVTFVNEIPANAKIVVKGAFFVNAKLSNTGGHEH, encoded by the coding sequence ATGAAATTCAATATAAAAAAAATCACGTTGATGACAGCCATAGCTGTTTTACTATTTGCTTTTTCTGCCTGTAAAAATGATAAGAAAGCAGAAGATAAATCTGCCGAAACCAAAACTGCAGGAAAAGAAGAAGCACCACACGAGGAAGAAACGCCAACCATTGCCACACTTACCGAAGAACAAATAAAAACGGTAGGCATACAATTAGGCACCATTGAACACAAGGAATTAACAGCAACCATCAAAGCAAACGGAAATCTGAAAGTTCCCAATAACAATAAAGCCAACGCCACTTCTTTGTATGGCGGTGTGATAAGAACACTGAAAGTTCAAATTGGAGATTATGTAAGAAAAGGTCAGGTTATTGCAACCATTGCCAATCCGCAGTTCATCCAATTGCAGGAAGAATATTTGAGTACAGCAAGCAGAATTACGTTTGCAGAACAGGAATTAGCAAGGCAAAAAGAACTGAATGAAGGCAATGCAGGTGCAAAGAAAAATCTGCAAAGTGCTACTGCCGAATTAAGCAGTTTAAGAACCCGCAGAGCTTCCTTGCAACAGCAGATACAATTAATGGGCATCAATCCAGGTTCGGTATCAAACGGAAATTTAAAATCCGCATTGGTCGTAACCAGTCCGCTGAATGGTACGGTTAGCAACGTTTTTGCCAAAATTGGAAGTTATGTAGATGTTTCTTCGCCGGTTATCGAAATTGTAGATAACAGTTCATTGCATTTAGATTTACAGGTGTTTGAAAAAGATTTACCACAGGTAAAAGTTGGACAAACTATTCATTTTACTTTAACCAATAATCCTACTGCTGAGTATGATGCTACAGTTTTCAGCATTGGTTCATCCTTTGAAAACGAGAGCAAAACCATCGCCGTTCATTGTCGTGTAAATGGTAATAAAAGTGGTTTAATTGATGGAATGAACATCACTGGTATTGTCAGTCTTAGCAATGTAACAACTCCAGCTGTACCCAATGATGCGATTGTAAATGCCGATGGTAAATACTACATTTTTGTACAAACCAATAAAGAAGCAGAAGCCCATCACGAAGAAGGCGAAAAAGAAGGCGACCACAAAGAGGGCGAAGAAAAAGACCATAAAGAAGATAAAACTGCTAAGAATTTTGAAAAGGTAGAAGTGCTGAAAGGCGTATCTGATATGGGTTACACCGCTGTAACTTTTGTAAATGAAATTCCTGCCAATGCTAAAATTGTAGTTAAAGGTGCGTTTTTCGTCAATGCAAAACTAAGCAATACAGGTGGTCACGAACATTAA
- a CDS encoding Fur family transcriptional regulator codes for MKNEENILQQRNIKPTAMRLLVVEKLLKQQYAISHKELAEQFEKADNVTLFRTLKTFLEHKLIHTIDDGTGIAKYALCQSGCSCKPSEQHTHFHCSQCQRTFCLTDTEIPNINIPQNFKLEGINLVLKGRCDRCN; via the coding sequence ATGAAAAATGAAGAAAATATTTTACAACAAAGAAATATTAAACCCACAGCAATGCGTTTGTTGGTAGTAGAAAAATTGTTGAAACAGCAATATGCCATCAGTCATAAGGAATTAGCAGAACAGTTTGAAAAAGCTGATAATGTCACTTTATTCAGAACGCTGAAAACTTTTTTAGAGCACAAACTTATCCATACTATTGACGACGGAACAGGAATTGCAAAATATGCACTTTGCCAATCTGGGTGCAGTTGCAAACCTTCAGAACAGCATACACATTTTCATTGCTCCCAGTGCCAGCGAACTTTTTGTCTTACCGATACGGAAATTCCAAACATCAATATTCCACAAAACTTTAAATTAGAAGGTATCAATTTGGTACTTAAAGGACGATGTGACAGATGCAACTAA
- a CDS encoding heavy metal translocating P-type ATPase yields the protein MEHKHKYDAQGKQLCCTPQEEKIYTDANAKKLLEKHHNNDGHNHEHSDDDGHNHGSTDKSTFQMFLPAIISFVLLMIAIAFDNWLPQSWFTGWVRIIWYAIAYLPVGFPVIKEAFESIRKSDVFSEFLLMSIATIGAFAIGEYPEGVAVMLFYAVGEVFQTLAVTRAKANIKILLDQRPDEVTVLENNQPKIVKAESVNIGNIIQLKPGEKLGLDGELLSETASFNTAALTGESKPDTKTKGETVLAGMINLTTVAQVKVTTAYTDSKLSKILELVQNATAQKAPTELFIRKFAKIYTPIVVLLAVLITIIPYFFVSDYVFSQWLYRALVFLVISCPCALVISIPLGYFGGIGAASKNGILFKGSNFLDVIASIQNVVMDKTGTMTEGVFKVQEVILKSEFNKDEILKMVNALESQSTHPVATAIHQYVGEIDSSIKLENTEEIAGHGLKANVNGKELLVGNFKLMDKFNISYDLDPTTIVYTLIAIAYDGKFAGYITIADSIKEDAQLTIDKLKALGVKTTMLSGDKSTVVRFVANKLGINNAFGDLLPEDKVNKVKEIKAKNETVAFVGDGVNDAPVVALSDVGIAMGGLGSDATIETADVVIQDDKPSKIPMAINIGKQTKKIVWQNITLAFVVKGIVLVLGAGGLATMWEAVFADVGVALLAILNAVRIQRMKF from the coding sequence ATGGAACACAAACATAAATACGATGCACAAGGCAAACAGCTTTGCTGCACACCACAGGAAGAAAAAATATATACCGATGCTAATGCTAAAAAATTATTAGAAAAGCATCACAACAATGACGGTCACAACCACGAACACAGCGATGATGACGGTCACAACCACGGAAGTACCGACAAATCTACCTTTCAAATGTTTTTACCTGCCATTATCAGTTTTGTTTTACTGATGATTGCTATTGCTTTTGATAATTGGCTACCGCAATCCTGGTTTACAGGTTGGGTAAGAATTATTTGGTATGCAATAGCCTATTTACCTGTTGGATTTCCTGTAATTAAAGAAGCATTTGAGAGCATCCGCAAAAGCGATGTATTTTCAGAGTTTTTATTGATGAGCATTGCCACTATCGGAGCTTTCGCCATTGGCGAATATCCAGAAGGTGTTGCTGTAATGTTGTTTTATGCTGTTGGCGAAGTATTCCAAACATTGGCAGTAACAAGAGCTAAAGCAAATATTAAAATTTTGCTCGACCAACGTCCCGATGAAGTAACTGTTTTAGAAAACAATCAGCCAAAAATAGTAAAAGCAGAAAGTGTAAACATTGGAAATATTATCCAACTAAAACCCGGAGAAAAATTAGGATTGGACGGAGAATTGTTATCCGAAACCGCCTCATTCAACACCGCAGCACTTACCGGAGAAAGTAAACCAGACACCAAAACCAAAGGCGAAACTGTATTGGCAGGAATGATAAATCTAACGACCGTTGCACAGGTAAAAGTAACAACTGCTTATACTGATAGCAAGCTTTCTAAAATTTTAGAATTGGTACAAAATGCAACCGCACAAAAAGCACCAACAGAATTATTCATTCGCAAATTTGCAAAAATCTACACACCGATTGTTGTATTGTTGGCAGTGCTAATTACCATAATACCTTATTTTTTTGTGAGCGATTACGTTTTTAGTCAATGGTTGTACAGAGCATTGGTGTTTTTGGTTATTTCTTGTCCTTGTGCCTTGGTCATAAGCATTCCTTTGGGTTATTTTGGCGGAATTGGAGCTGCTTCCAAAAATGGTATTTTGTTTAAAGGAAGCAACTTTTTAGATGTAATTGCCAGTATTCAAAATGTAGTAATGGACAAAACTGGTACAATGACCGAGGGCGTTTTCAAAGTGCAAGAAGTTATCTTGAAATCTGAATTTAATAAAGACGAAATCCTGAAAATGGTAAATGCTTTAGAAAGTCAAAGTACCCATCCTGTTGCTACCGCTATTCATCAATATGTAGGCGAAATTGATAGTTCTATAAAGTTAGAAAATACAGAAGAAATAGCAGGTCACGGTTTGAAAGCCAATGTAAATGGAAAAGAATTATTGGTAGGAAATTTTAAATTGATGGATAAGTTCAATATCAGTTATGATTTAGACCCCACCACAATTGTTTACACTTTAATTGCCATTGCTTACGATGGAAAATTTGCAGGTTATATTACCATTGCCGACAGTATAAAAGAAGATGCACAGCTAACCATTGACAAACTGAAAGCATTAGGTGTAAAGACCACAATGTTAAGCGGAGATAAAAGCACCGTAGTAAGGTTTGTTGCCAATAAATTAGGAATTAATAATGCCTTTGGCGATTTACTACCTGAAGATAAAGTAAATAAAGTAAAAGAAATCAAAGCCAAAAACGAAACCGTAGCGTTTGTAGGTGATGGCGTGAACGATGCACCAGTAGTGGCTTTGAGCGATGTTGGTATTGCAATGGGTGGTTTGGGTAGCGATGCTACTATTGAAACAGCCGATGTAGTCATTCAGGATGATAAACCGAGTAAAATACCGATGGCAATCAATATCGGTAAGCAAACTAAGAAAATTGTTTGGCAGAATATCACATTGGCATTTGTAGTAAAAGGAATTGTATTAGTTCTGGGAGCAGGTGGTTTGGCTACAATGTGGGAAGCCGTTTTTGCTGATGTGGGAGTTGCATTATTGGCAATTTTAAACGCTGTACGCATACAACGGATGAAATTTTAA
- a CDS encoding DUF6660 family protein yields MRWIITIWTFYLMVLSSLPCSDGSNQCEDTIPKIETVQSHDHNQDSDDNCSSFCYCNCCSISIATYHFKPFEIKQPKPTIVVKKITLRDFTLISFYSGSIWHPPKFTV; encoded by the coding sequence ATGAGATGGATAATCACAATATGGACTTTTTACCTGATGGTACTTTCTTCATTGCCTTGTAGCGATGGAAGCAATCAGTGTGAGGATACCATTCCTAAAATTGAAACCGTTCAATCTCACGACCACAATCAAGATAGCGATGACAATTGCAGTTCTTTTTGTTATTGCAATTGTTGTAGTATAAGTATTGCTACTTACCATTTCAAACCTTTTGAAATCAAGCAACCTAAACCCACTATTGTTGTTAAAAAAATTACACTTCGTGATTTTACTTTAATTTCCTTCTACTCAGGAAGTATTTGGCATCCTCCCAAATTTACTGTTTAA
- a CDS encoding methyltransferase family protein has product MYQYLVPISYLMKDVFLIIALILIHLSLLWISVAQYQMSNSWRVGIDENNKTELITKGLFSYSRNPIFLGMIISVAGIFFILPNTLTFFLMLTTYIVIQIQIRLEEEFLEKQHGEQYLIYKKTTKRLL; this is encoded by the coding sequence ATGTATCAATATTTAGTACCGATTTCTTATTTAATGAAAGACGTGTTTTTAATCATTGCATTAATACTGATACACCTTTCATTACTATGGATTTCAGTAGCGCAATATCAAATGAGTAACAGTTGGCGTGTCGGTATTGATGAAAATAACAAAACCGAATTAATCACAAAAGGATTATTCTCTTACAGCCGGAACCCGATTTTTTTGGGAATGATAATCAGTGTTGCAGGAATATTTTTTATACTACCCAATACACTTACATTTTTCCTGATGCTTACTACCTATATCGTTATTCAAATTCAGATAAGACTGGAAGAAGAGTTTTTGGAAAAACAACACGGAGAACAATATTTAATTTATAAAAAAACAACTAAAAGACTACTCTAA